A genomic segment from uncultured Alistipes sp. encodes:
- a CDS encoding SusC/RagA family TonB-linked outer membrane protein, with product MKIKHIHIYIPAILSVSLLFPISTLAEEPALPQENKTEQDSIVALPFWGDIRRLRNTGSARSLTSDDLKYPAIDFRNMLTGLITGLEVTETDGNPEIYPTGNGSVNLRSRGQSIGLIVDDVPVSPTQIQLDPGEIESITLLNDVVSKAMFGPDATGGVLYVRTKHGRPNSRTIEVNFESGVSFTDRFPEWCNGADYAELNNQARTASRRPALYSTEAIARFAENNPDDYYYPSADFRSMMLKDTKPFARANVMINGGGKSVRYNAYIGYAGEGDLYKIGPVSDYNRLNVRSSIDARITKNLEANVSFYAGLTIRRSPRYSSSTGSTVFTSVMNHLRTIPPVAFPVRLGTYSDENSDLEVPDGSETILDNLEGRTIWGVSNAYSDNPIAALTETGSFTNRGRTGMINATVKYDFSWLVKGLKSYTFLNLNSYLMTRIGKSPDYLAYVWNRDQGIVSLSSHTGARASGKTKLTDFHRQSLNLFEHLVYDFEKNKHAVNASATYYLANSVTKGNENYEKQQNGIFTASYSYDDRYIFQGVLNYSGSSMFRRGYRYDLFPSVGISWVVSNENFMDRVKWINLLKLRGQYGVIGYESYGDETLHESIYVKNGNFTFGPYTGGGSTWFGTGTETVPRTTLQRLANPTLTWEKRKEFNAGLDAVLFNNHLSLELNYYNIKREGIITEMTGTIPYSYGLGETQLYENYNSMRYYGGEIGVRYQNQFGDFHYAIGGSATFQEAKYLKLDEIYTYDYQRQTETLEGDYWGYVYKGPYNSEDETSQRLQMYADLNNDGQVDDNDNTVIGNTIPKLFYSINLYMRYKWLDLTVVGTGRAFCDIPLTNAYFRNGWGDDNYSHFVRDNVGGEYPRLTYTRATNYYLVSRFWLRDGGYFKIQNIELGFNAPLKKSNKIGIKGLRIFLRGANLVTFTKIKYVDPESVDAGVTTYPLFRTFTGGIKITF from the coding sequence ATGAAGATCAAACACATACATATATACATACCGGCAATATTGAGTGTGAGCCTTCTTTTCCCGATATCCACTCTCGCCGAAGAACCTGCCCTTCCCCAAGAAAACAAAACCGAGCAGGACAGCATCGTAGCTCTTCCGTTCTGGGGAGATATCCGACGGTTGCGCAATACCGGCAGCGCCAGATCACTGACCTCGGATGACCTGAAATATCCGGCCATCGATTTCCGCAACATGCTCACCGGATTGATTACCGGGTTGGAAGTAACCGAAACGGACGGAAATCCTGAGATCTATCCGACAGGAAACGGAAGCGTCAATCTCCGGTCGCGAGGTCAGTCCATCGGTCTGATCGTCGACGATGTCCCTGTCTCTCCGACACAAATACAACTCGATCCTGGAGAAATCGAATCCATCACGTTGCTCAATGACGTGGTATCCAAAGCCATGTTCGGTCCCGATGCCACCGGAGGAGTTCTTTATGTCCGGACCAAGCATGGCCGCCCCAACTCACGGACAATCGAAGTCAACTTCGAAAGCGGAGTCAGTTTCACCGACCGCTTTCCCGAATGGTGCAACGGTGCGGATTATGCGGAACTGAACAATCAAGCCCGTACTGCCAGCAGGCGTCCCGCCCTTTACAGCACAGAGGCCATCGCCCGTTTCGCGGAAAACAATCCCGATGATTATTATTATCCCAGCGCCGATTTCCGTTCGATGATGCTCAAAGATACCAAACCTTTCGCTCGGGCCAACGTGATGATCAATGGCGGGGGTAAAAGCGTACGCTACAATGCATACATCGGTTATGCAGGCGAAGGCGATCTTTACAAGATCGGACCTGTATCCGACTACAACAGGCTGAACGTACGATCAAGTATCGATGCCCGCATCACGAAAAACCTGGAAGCGAATGTCTCTTTCTACGCGGGACTGACCATCCGCCGGTCACCAAGGTATTCATCCTCAACCGGAAGCACGGTATTCACTTCGGTAATGAATCATCTGCGGACAATCCCTCCCGTGGCATTTCCGGTACGATTGGGTACATACTCCGATGAAAACAGCGACCTGGAGGTTCCCGACGGAAGCGAAACCATCCTGGATAATCTGGAAGGACGCACCATTTGGGGAGTAAGCAATGCTTATTCCGACAACCCGATAGCTGCCCTCACAGAAACGGGATCGTTCACCAATCGTGGCCGTACAGGCATGATCAACGCGACGGTGAAATACGACTTTTCATGGTTAGTCAAAGGATTGAAGTCCTATACGTTCCTCAATCTGAACTCTTACCTGATGACACGAATCGGAAAGTCTCCCGACTATCTGGCCTACGTCTGGAACCGCGATCAAGGTATTGTATCACTCTCCTCTCACACCGGGGCCCGCGCTTCGGGTAAGACCAAATTGACGGACTTCCATCGACAAAGTCTAAACCTGTTCGAACATCTGGTCTACGATTTTGAAAAAAACAAACATGCCGTAAACGCATCCGCAACCTATTACCTGGCCAATTCGGTAACAAAGGGGAACGAAAACTACGAAAAACAGCAAAACGGTATTTTCACGGCGTCTTATTCTTATGACGATCGTTACATATTCCAAGGTGTACTGAACTACTCCGGGTCCTCGATGTTCCGCCGTGGATATCGCTATGATCTATTTCCATCAGTAGGAATAAGCTGGGTCGTCTCCAATGAGAATTTCATGGATCGAGTAAAGTGGATTAACCTGCTTAAACTCCGCGGTCAATACGGGGTTATCGGCTATGAAAGCTACGGAGATGAAACGTTGCATGAAAGCATCTATGTGAAGAACGGTAATTTCACTTTCGGCCCTTACACCGGAGGAGGATCGACCTGGTTCGGAACCGGAACTGAAACCGTACCCAGAACCACCTTACAGAGGTTGGCAAATCCGACTTTGACATGGGAGAAACGTAAGGAATTTAACGCTGGACTGGATGCAGTCCTGTTCAACAATCATCTCTCTCTGGAATTAAACTATTACAATATCAAGCGTGAAGGCATCATCACCGAAATGACCGGCACCATTCCATACTCTTACGGTTTAGGTGAAACTCAATTGTACGAGAACTACAATTCGATGCGTTACTACGGAGGAGAAATCGGCGTTCGTTACCAAAACCAGTTCGGCGATTTCCATTACGCTATCGGCGGAAGCGCGACGTTCCAGGAAGCGAAGTACCTGAAACTGGACGAGATATATACCTATGACTATCAACGCCAAACGGAAACTCTCGAAGGTGACTATTGGGGATATGTCTATAAAGGTCCGTACAATTCGGAAGATGAGACCAGCCAACGTCTTCAAATGTATGCAGACCTGAATAACGACGGACAAGTTGACGACAACGATAATACGGTCATCGGCAATACGATCCCCAAATTGTTCTATTCCATTAATCTCTATATGCGCTACAAATGGCTGGATCTGACAGTGGTCGGCACGGGGCGTGCATTCTGCGACATCCCGTTAACCAATGCCTATTTCCGCAACGGTTGGGGCGACGACAACTATTCGCACTTCGTACGGGATAACGTCGGCGGAGAATATCCACGGTTGACCTACACTCGGGCTACCAACTATTATCTCGTTTCTCGCTTTTGGTTACGCGACGGAGGGTATTTCAAGATTCAGAACATAGAACTCGGATTTAACGCACCGCTGAAAAAAAGCAACAAAATCGGGATTAAAGGTCTTCGAATCTTTCTTCGCGGAGCCAATCTCGTGACTTTCACCAAAATCAAGTATGTTGATCCAGAATCGGTTGATGCCGGTGTTACGACCTATCCTCTATTCCGAACCTTCACTGGAGGCATCAAAATCACGTTCTAA
- a CDS encoding RagB/SusD family nutrient uptake outer membrane protein, with the protein MRKYIVILFCSLFGLNSCNYLDVDPELGIDEEDIFSSYKNFKAYFNVVYYGTESDYDVNLTLGFPLQADIYTARASFYQYTDMADAGRLITSQNIKRGTMGDRIISYLTIERSRSPISKSMFQIIRICNRTIENIDRLRNTSDEDKNDLLGQAYFIRAYAHFVLVRYFGGMPYLDHSLGEDDEWDLTRLPAAETLRRCAEDYDTAYELLRQAGKMRRDGRPGEAGHLSSNEMLFPNGVAAKALKARALLYAASPLNNNGAVSWADAATACGEAIAIAEEWGYAMLDFSNWNNNYYGVTYTNEQIWAWNRSDRMLNNNEFLCALLAEPQGGHSAASGTCPTQNCVDMFETANGYPLNTESDRDIAQAAGAYNEQDPYNNRDPRFYKTILYDGAVVAGAPDGVNIHYDPNTGTWPTTQLNGRGRTFGIPWGSRESDGYTNTGYYQLKWWDGHYGTSGPRHAITDPLIRMAELYLNYAEAVNEAYGPEGTAGGLSLTALEAVNMVRNRAGMPDVRAEYSSDPTLLRDRIRNERNVELAFEGHHYYFDSRRWMTAPTTMTATQMGMYIEKTDVSSEYPNGKIYTRRPLNDNRQATWKSAMYYIPFPTSEANKMTNFVNNEMW; encoded by the coding sequence ATGAGAAAATATATTGTCATATTATTCTGTTCCCTGTTCGGCTTGAATTCGTGTAACTATCTCGATGTTGATCCCGAATTAGGCATAGACGAAGAAGATATCTTCTCCTCCTACAAGAATTTCAAAGCCTATTTCAATGTGGTATATTACGGAACGGAGAGCGATTATGATGTGAATCTAACACTGGGATTTCCTCTCCAGGCCGATATTTACACAGCCCGGGCTTCATTCTATCAGTATACCGATATGGCCGATGCCGGACGTCTGATAACTTCTCAGAATATCAAGCGAGGGACTATGGGAGATCGTATCATATCATACCTGACTATCGAGAGAAGCAGAAGTCCCATATCCAAATCCATGTTCCAGATCATTCGCATCTGCAACCGCACCATCGAAAATATCGACCGTTTGCGCAACACCTCCGACGAGGACAAAAACGACCTGTTAGGTCAGGCTTATTTCATTCGAGCCTATGCTCATTTCGTGTTGGTACGTTATTTCGGAGGGATGCCATATTTGGATCACTCACTCGGTGAAGACGACGAATGGGATCTCACCCGGCTCCCGGCTGCCGAAACTCTACGCCGCTGCGCAGAAGATTACGATACAGCCTACGAATTACTCCGGCAAGCCGGCAAAATGCGTCGCGACGGTCGCCCAGGCGAAGCGGGCCATTTGTCCAGCAACGAGATGCTATTTCCGAATGGCGTAGCAGCCAAAGCATTGAAAGCAAGAGCCCTACTATATGCAGCCAGTCCATTAAACAATAACGGGGCCGTCAGCTGGGCTGATGCAGCTACCGCCTGTGGAGAGGCAATCGCCATTGCTGAGGAATGGGGTTATGCGATGCTGGATTTCTCAAATTGGAATAACAACTACTATGGTGTAACTTATACCAATGAACAAATCTGGGCATGGAATCGTTCCGACCGCATGCTCAACAACAACGAATTCCTTTGCGCACTGCTGGCCGAACCGCAAGGAGGGCACTCCGCAGCAAGCGGGACATGCCCGACCCAGAATTGCGTCGACATGTTCGAAACTGCCAATGGCTATCCCCTCAACACCGAGTCGGATCGGGATATTGCACAGGCGGCAGGTGCCTACAACGAACAGGATCCCTACAACAATCGCGACCCTCGTTTTTACAAGACTATTCTTTACGACGGAGCCGTTGTCGCCGGAGCCCCCGACGGGGTCAATATCCACTACGACCCAAATACCGGGACGTGGCCTACCACCCAGTTAAACGGTCGGGGACGGACATTCGGAATCCCTTGGGGATCGAGAGAAAGCGACGGCTATACCAATACGGGCTACTACCAGCTTAAATGGTGGGATGGCCACTATGGGACGTCCGGGCCCCGTCACGCAATTACCGATCCGCTGATCCGCATGGCCGAACTTTATCTGAACTACGCCGAAGCGGTCAACGAAGCCTATGGGCCCGAAGGAACTGCCGGAGGATTGTCTCTAACCGCTCTCGAAGCCGTAAACATGGTTCGGAATCGGGCCGGCATGCCAGATGTCCGAGCAGAATACTCCAGCGACCCAACCCTGCTCCGTGACAGGATCCGTAACGAGCGCAACGTGGAGCTCGCTTTTGAAGGGCACCATTACTATTTCGACAGTCGGCGCTGGATGACAGCCCCAACAACCATGACTGCCACACAGATGGGTATGTATATCGAAAAGACCGATGTCAGTTCCGAATATCCCAATGGCAAGATATATACCCGTCGGCCTCTGAACGACAACAGACAGGCTACCTGGAAATCGGCGATGTATTATATCCCGTTCCCAACTTCGGAAGCCAATAAAATGACAAATTTCGTCAACAACGAAATGTGGTAA